A single window of Debaryomyces hansenii CBS767 chromosome F complete sequence DNA harbors:
- a CDS encoding DEHA2F15972p (weakly similar to uniprot|P47118 Saccharomyces cerevisiae YJR067C YAE1 Essential protein), with amino-acid sequence MTKNESNDIDDIWGDDDIEELDNSTADIKRMHSKQGYLDGITSAKESSLQDGFDDSFPKGAELGIIVGNILGSLISYDDQELFDQAKSELNISQVLHKRYFDEDLELRSTNDHEVIAKWQNVVQNLENK; translated from the coding sequence ATGACTAAAAACGAAAGTAATGACATTGATGATATTTGGGGTGATGATGACATAGAAGAGCTAGATAATTCCACAGCAGATATTAAAAGAATGCATTCGAAACAAGGATATTTAGATGGAATAACTAGTGCTAAAGAGTCGAGTCTTCAAGATGGGTTTGACGATCTGTTTCCCAAAGGTGCAGAACTAGGAATTATCGTGGGTAACATATTGGGatcattgatttcttaTGATGATCAAGAGTTATTCGATCAGGCTAAATCGGAACTTAATATCTCACAAGTGTTGCACAAGAGATATTTcgatgaagatttggaattaCGAAGCACTAATGATCATGAAGTGATAGCCAAATGGCAAAATGTGGTACAGAATTTAGAGAATAAGTAA
- a CDS encoding DEHA2F15994p (similar to uniprot|P12611 Saccharomyces cerevisiae YOR043W WHI2 Protein required (with binding partner Psr1p) for full activation of the general stress response) codes for MTENIITQVSQESYAPAPQQAYEEGDNIDYDSTIHLNIRGMNFTITRDELMSLPESILLCLFPNGVFLDENGQVITNLTEEDIVYVNFEPECFQYIIDTFGSAQRDLQEMPAESPQVSGYGRFSQQETGASVLQSKPAIIVLREDLDYYVIPPISGLNAEQIRYIKLQVSEGLTKNKMIFSGLGYDPSLSPSVEQRLGPAEQHLFDMLCSSGFEPTGKWGSRSPEPSKCVISSLSLVRLRPDEPQTPDSPSLDPIPSETSLTSRKSRSRIANLASSASRAASRSLSKNRKSVNSNQTKLLLFWRKPARKCWWSNQTIDIDVSSILPNQKIMTVKVHVRRVWTLELSVIGVQ; via the coding sequence ATGACAGAGAATATAATTACACAGGTGTCCCAAGAATCGTACGCACCGGCTCCTCAGCAAGCATACGAGGAGGGGGATAACATAGATTACGATTCTACAATACATTTGAACATTAGAGGTATGAATTTCACGATAACCAGAGATGAGTTAATGAGCTTACCGGAGAGcatattattatgtttATTCCCAAATGGTGTATTTTTGGATGAAAATGGGCAAGTTATTACCAACTTGACGGAGGAAGATATCGTGTATGTTAATTTTGAACCAGAAtgctttcaatatattatcGACACATTTGGCCTGGCTCAACGTGATTTACAAGAAATGCCGGCTGAGTCGCCCCAAGTTAGTGGTTACGGACGTTTTTCTCAGCAGGAAACAGGTGCCAGTGTGTTACAAAGTAAGCCGGCTATTATTGTCTTGAGAGAGGATTTGGACTACTATGTTATCCCACCAATCCTGGGCCTTAACGCAGAGCAAATAAGATATATCAAATTGCAAGTCTCGGAAGGCTTGACGAAGAATAAAATGATATTCAGCGGTTTAGGCTACGACCCCTCGCTCTCTCCTTCAGTCGAGCAAAGATTGGGGCCTGCAGAACAGCATTTGTTCGACATGTTATGTTCCAGCGGATTTGAACCAACTGGAAAATGGGGCAGCAGATCTCCGGAACCTAGTAAATGTGTTATTCTGTCGTTGCTGTTGGTACGTTTGAGACCAGACGAACCGCAGACTCCTGACTCGCCATCGTTAGATCCAATACCATCTGAAACGTCGCTTACATCGAGAAAGTCGAGATCTCGAATCGCAAATTTAGCTTCCAGCGCATCGAGGGCTGCTTCTAGGTCATTATCTAAGAATAGAAAAAGTGTGAATTCCAACCAAACCAAGCTTTTATTGTTCTGGAGGAAACCAGCTAGAAAGTGCTGGTGGTCAAATCAAACTATAGACATTGATGTGTCAAGCATATTGCCTAACCAAAAGATAATGACCGTTAAAGTACATGTTAGAAGAGTCTGGACTTTGGAATTATCTGTTATTGGtgttcaataa
- a CDS encoding DEHA2F16038p (weakly similar to uniprot|P36041 Saccharomyces cerevisiae YKL204W EAP1 eIF4E-associated protein binds eIF4E and inhibits cap-dependent translation), protein MSSDQTTSNPLLGDPSIIQVFKEDGSNNEKSSHVSSQAASSGSVEPGSALSKLLDSAIAKAAEESTPEFEPRSRSNSPNTTMPTISKLSKKSLERVYTIEFLFELRNSAFVKDYKETNELPDKSFWRAKSKSQNTSSGAKDFGHNSKHGNNNNNNKNKNASNKKRQDSASNWERKPGFLKTGDLDSLSEDKISQLLGEPTEEIEPEWESADLNNELNLNMGQTVEDFERWKSNMRSEERRRNGEIVEDNTDLNAEKSGNEVDYFFSFVKPKRQSVDSNASSLKAPSSGVSTPTVANSEPSAKSSRFSSFFNTPSSENQPQLTRPDHGQSQNLPAQHQTQGRSQSHALPGKGDQGYSRFLSMMNNPNEANKPSPQSLPQPLPQPLPQTLPQPLPQTLPQPISPQKEILQEAKKPIPGQPLNDDTFFMSLLNKREGPDGSNTSSPALFASSTHGQPKARVASPDVKQSPLTSNVQPQMQSQQIPGPKQQNMNLPPGQQMNQQQIPPQQMPPWMRQFHGGPNVPPGVNGPNDSRPLGAPPTGANGHNQPPPHLQYPPNMGPPPKMFPPGFMPPPGMPMPSQFANGRNGPMPPPPGNHPYMGFPPGMPPPPPGMGMPPLQQSSGFDQRNQPSPRR, encoded by the coding sequence ATGTCATCCGACCAAACAACTTCAAATCCATTATTGGGCGACCCATCCATAATACAAGTGTTTAAAGAAGATGGATCAAACAACGAGAAGTCATCGCATGTATCGAGCCAAGCAGCATCTAGTGGGTCAGTTGAGCCCGGAAGCGCATTATCCAAATTGTTAGACTCAGCCATTGCTAAAGCTGCTGAAGAGTCGACTCCAGAATTTGAACCAAGATCACGCAGCAATAGCCCAAACACCACAATGCCCACCATATCTAAATTGTCAAAGAAAAGCCTTGAGCGTGTATatacaattgaatttttattcGAGTTAAGAAACCTGGCTTTTGTTAAGGATTATAAAGAAACGAACGAATTACCGGACAAAAGCTTCTGGAGAGCCAAGTCTAAGTCGCAAAATACGTCGAGCGGAGCCAAAGACTTTGGTCACAACTCGAAGCATGGcaataacaataacaataataaaaataaaaatgctTCCAATAAAAAGCGCCAAGATTCTGCTTCTAACTGGGAACGTAAACCAGGATTCTTAAAGACTGGTGATTTAGATTCATTATCCGAAGACAAAATATCTCAGTTATTAGGAGAACCtacagaagaaatagagCCAGAGTGGGAAAGTGCTGACTTAAATAACGAATTAAACCTTAACATGGGTCAGACAGTCGAGGACTTTGAAAGGTGGAAGAGTAACATGAGATCTGAGGAGCGTCGTAGAAATGGTGAAATTGTGGAAGATAATACTGATTTAAATGCAGAAAAAAGTGGCAATGAGGTAGACTATTTCTTTTCGTTTGTCAAGCCAAAAAGACAGTCCGTCGATTCTAACGCTTCGTCCTTGAAAGCTCCAAGTTCTGGAGTGTCTACGCCTACTGTTGCAAATTCAGAGCCCTCTGCTAAGAGTTCTAgattttcatcttttttcaatactCCGTCGTCAGAAAACCAACCGCAATTGACCAGACCAGATCATGGCCAATCGCAAAATTTGCCAGCTCAGCATCAAACCCAGGGTAGAAGTCAATCACACGCATTACCTGGAAAGGGTGATCAGGgatattcaagatttttaTCTATGATGAATAACCCAAACGAAGCTAATAAACCTTCACCACAGTCTTTACCCCAACCTTTACCACAACCTTTACCTCAAACTTTACCTCAACCTTTACCACAAACTTTACCTCAACCAATATCCCCACAAAAGGAAATTTTGCAAGAGGCCAAGAAACCTATCCCAGGTCAACCACTTAACGATGACACTTTTTTCATGTccttattaaataaaagaGAAGGTCCTGATGGAAGTAACACGTCAAGCCCTGCTTTATTTGCAAGTAGTACTCACGGGCAGCCAAAAGCTAGAGTTGCTTCCCCTGATGTTAAGCAATCTCCATTAACTTCGAATGTTCAACCCCAGATGCAACTGCAACAAATCCCTGGGCCAAAACAACAAAACATGAACTTACCACCAGGTCAACAAATGAATCAACAGCAAATTCCTCCTCAACAAATGCCTCCATGGATGAGACAATTTCATGGTGGACCAAATGTTCCACCTGGAGTCAATGGACCTAATGATTCACGTCCATTAGGTGCTCCACCAACTGGCGCTAATGGACATAACCAACCACCTCCTCATCTTCAGTATCCTCCAAATATGGGCCCTCCACCTAAGATGTTTCCACCAGGTTTTATGCCTCCGCCAGGTATGCCAATGCCATCTCAGTTTGCCAATGGCCGTAATGGTCCAATGCCACCACCTCCTGGAAATCATCCTTACATGGGATTCCCACCAGGAATGCCACCTCCACCACCAGGAATGGGCATGCCACCATTACAACAATCAAGTGGGTTTGATCAAAGAAATCAGCCTTCTCCACGCCGGTGA
- a CDS encoding DEHA2F16016p (similar to uniprot|P40348 Saccharomyces cerevisiae YJR068W RFC2 Subunit of heteropentameric Replication factor C (RF-C)), which yields MASILMGKAQRAEMYEQERLHHTPWVEKYRPKNLDDVASQDHAVKILKKTLESANLPHMLFYGPPGTGKTSTILALAKQLYGPHLYKSRVLELNASDERGISIVRQKIKNFARLTISNPSKEDLENYPCPPYKIIILDEADSMTNDAQSALRRTMENYSGVTRFCLICNYITRIIDPLASRCSKFRFRLLNNSNALNRLKYIVGQEEIALDNEDVLEEVLNISNGDLRKAITYLQSAARLHASFNNRIDANGDIEMVDADTKSKITQDSVQEIAGVLPEASLDQIISAIESLDTRTILQKIEEIVLQGWSAQQVVDQLHDKFILNDSLESSTKNKIAKILFETDRKLNNGTDEHIQLLNLCLQIKKVL from the coding sequence ATGGCATCTATATTAATGGGCAAGGCCCAGAGAGCTGAAATGTACGAGCAAGAAAGATTGCATCATACTCCGTGGGTTGAAAAGTATCGTCCGAAAAATTTAGATGATGTTGCATCGCAGGACCATGCTGttaagattttgaaaaagacACTTGAATCCGCCAATTTACCACATATGTTGTTCTATGGTCCGCCAGGTACAGGTAAGACATCTACTATATTGGCTCTTGCTAAACAATTGTATGGACCTCATTTGTATAAATCGAGAGTGTTGGAATTGAATGCGTCTGATGAAAGAGGTATTTCAATTGTAAGacaaaaaataaagaacTTTGCTAGATTGACGATATCCAATCCTTCCAAGGAAGATTTAGAGAACTACCCATGTCCTCcttataaaattattattttagaTGAAGCTGATTCCATGACGAATGACGCACAATCAGCATTAAGAAGAACCATGGAAAATTATTCTGGTGTGACTAGATTCTGTCTTATTTGTAACTATATTACACGTATAATCGATCCCCTTGCATCCAGATGCTCTAAATTTAGATTTAGATTGTTGAACAATAGCAATGCCTTGAATCgattaaaatatatagtGGGTCAGGAAGAAATTGCTTTGGATAACGAAGATGTCCTTGAAGAAGTATTAAATATCTCTAATGGTGACTTGAGAAAAGCCATCACATACTTACAATCTGCAGCTAGACTACACGCGtcatttaataatagaattgATGCGAATGGTGACATCGAAATGGTCGATGCTGATACCAAAAGTAAAATTACGCAAGATTCTGTACAAGAAATCGCCGGCGTCTTGCCAGAAGCTTCATTAGATCAAATTATAAGTGCCATTGAGTCTTTGGATACAAGGACTATATTGCAGAAAATTGAGGAGATAGTGTTACAAGGCTGGAGCGCTCAGCAGGTCGTAGATCAGTTACATGACAAATTCATATTGAACGATTCGTTGGAGTCATCCactaaaaataaaattgcaAAGATATTATTTGAGACTGACaggaaattgaataatggCACAGATGaacatattcaattattgaacttATGCTTACAGATTAAAAAAGTCCTATAA
- a CDS encoding DEHA2F15950p (similar to uniprot|P40959 Saccharomyces cerevisiae YMR004W MVP1 Protein required for sorting proteins to the vacuole) has translation MSGSIFSSGDPWENGWASNDNANIRSSTIPGFESGSTYLTSSQLLKHDDTRDANDLGEIPVSYKKVYSALSEDISTVTDLERSVFNKLVDAGYLTSYQSSKILDTLYDHAILPPSEIANFGRILGLIALELDAAGTGEYVTLQMRLNNLPDLSDKVVHLLINNDDKSETKDIVDPLSAQLANSGLPENDRNEWHADASEHKRGGQASILSDPILTDHTSVQQSHLDGGGEQQPADHSHIAKYINNIRDTFTPLLEYLLKKYPFRVIPGLPPKKFSVGSSPDSQFLQRRRRGLFRFLNQIVKHPVLRQDALVVTFLSVPTDLTTWKKQAKIDYSLEFKGRKISTEFINSIWPTIGEEFLNNWKNAENNITKLIELWTKIVMLVERYEKRQQQVAYDNGKFVEMIKGFSLLNGSLYPHSEEHGTIIGNNNKDDMNSINDSLDRVSGFFNKSSQVLIDESYAINTSVLEKFKNYLDYLYSLQELFERSRKLSANNIAQLQIRIHDNEQKYNKLSSDNADIKGSDLAKLRQVIINDKQEIFQQLNKDWLIKDCVLDEFLMFQETQYLISEMWVEWCKGRYKFQDKIFELHDNLNNEVVNDMPLSR, from the exons aTGAGTGGCAGTATATTTAGTTCTGGAGATCCATGGGAAAATGGGTGGGcatctaatgataatgctAATATAAGGTCATCTACCATTCCTGGTTTTGAATCAGGCAGTACATATTTAACATCATCACAATTACTCAAGCATGATGATACAAGAGATGCAAACGATTTGGGTGAAATTCCGGTATCGTATAAGAAGGTTTATTCTGCATTGTCAGAAGATATATCTACAGTCACTGATTTGGAAAGATCGGTGTTTAATAAGTTGGTGGACGCTGGTTATTTAACAAGTTATCAAAGTTCGAAGATCTTAGATACATTGTATGATCATGCCATATTACCACCATCTGAAATTGCCAATTTTGGACGAATTTTGGGTCTCATTGCATTAGAATTGGATGCAGCAGGAACGGGGGAATATGTGACATTACAAATGAGACTCAATAATTTGCCTGATTTATCTGACAAAGTAGTTCATTTACTTATAAATAATGACGACAAATCGGAGACTAAAGATATTGTGGATCCATTGAGTGCCCAATTGGCAAACTCCGGTTTGCCTGAAAATGATAGGAATGAATGGCATGCGGATGCGTCAGAGCATAAGAGAGGTGGCCAAGCAAGTATTTTGTCAGACCCTATACTTACTGACCATACGTCTGTACAGCAAAGTCATCTTGATGGAGGTGGAGAACAACAACCTGCAGATCATTCGCATATTGCCAAATacatcaataatataagaGATACCTTTACTCC GTTATTGGAGTacttattgaaaaaatacCCTTTTAGGGTGATTCCTGGTTTACCTCCTAAGAAATTTTCTG TAGGATCTTCCCCAGATTCTCAATTTTTACAACGACGTCGTCGGGGTCTTTTCAGGTTCTTAAATCAAATAGTTAAGCATCCTGTATTAAGACAAGATGCATTAGTCGTGACGTTTTTAAGTGTTCCGACTGATTTAACTACGTGGAAGAAACAAGCGAAAATTGACTATTCTTTGGAATTTAAAGGACGTAAGATCCTGACCGAGTTTATCAATTCTATTTGGCCAACTATAGGAGAAGAATTCCTTAATAATTGGAAAAATGCAGAGAATAATATTactaaattaattgaattatgGACCAAGATTGTCATGTTGGTTGAAAGATATGAAAAGAGACAACAGCAAGTTGCGTATGATAATGGAAAATTCGTAGAAATGATAAAGGGATTTCTGCTCTTAAATGGCTCGCTCTATCCTCATTCAGAAGAACATGGTACGATAATTGgcaacaataataaagatgatatGAATTCTATTAATGACTCCTTGGATCGTGTGTCGGGgttttttaataaatctagTCAAGTACTTATAGATGAGAGTTATGCCATAAATACATCAGTGTTGGAAAAGTTCAAAAACTATCTTgactatttatattcattacAAGAATTGTTTGAAAGATCCAGAAAATTACTGGCTAATAATATAGCACAATTGCAAATCAGAATTCATGATAATGAGCAAAAATACAACAAATTAAGCAGCGATAATGCTGACATAAAAGGAAGTGACCTAGCTAAATTAAGACAGGTTATAATTAACGATAAGCAAGAAATATTCCAGCAATTGAATAAGGACTGGCTAATCAAAGATTGTGTCTTGGATGAATTTTTGATGTTTCAAGAAACGCAATACTTAATCAGTGAGATGTGGGTTGAATGGTGCAAAGGAAGATATAAGTTCcaagataaaatattcgaaTTGCATGAtaacttgaataatgaagttgTCAATGACATGCCTCTCTCCAGATAG